The Mercurialis annua linkage group LG8, ddMerAnnu1.2, whole genome shotgun sequence genome window below encodes:
- the LOC126660298 gene encoding ADP,ATP carrier protein 1, mitochondrial-like codes for MVDQTRYPSIMQKLGSQHLYSQDDVAFQKPALYQRRAYGNYSNAAFQYPMGRADLSFVPSASSVCVQAPSEKGLAGFAIDFLMGGVSAAVSKTAAAPIERIKLLIQNQDEMIKTGRLSEPYKGIGDCFTRTMKDEGVVALWRGNTANVIRYFPTQALNFAFKDYFKSLFNFKKDRDGYWKWFAGNLASGGAAGASSLLFVYSLDYARTRLANDSKAAKKGGERQFNGLVDVYRKTLASDGIAGLYRGFNISCVGIIVYRGLYFGMYDSLKPVLLTGDLQDSFFASFALGWLITNGAGLASYPIDTVRRRMMMTSGEAVKYKSSLDAFSQILKNEGAKSLFKGAGANILRAIAGAGVLAGYDKLQLIVLGKKFGSGGA; via the exons ATGGTTGATCAGACTCGATATCCAAGTATCATGCAGAAGTTGGGTAGTCAGCACCTTTACTCCCAGGATGATGTTGCTTTCCAAAAGCCTGCTCTTTATCAAAGGCGGGCATATGGAAACTACTCCAATGCTGCTTTCCAATACCCAATGGGTCGTGCCGATTTGTCCTTTGTACCATCTGCATCATCTGTTTGTGTTCAGGCCCCATCTGAAAAAGGTCTTGCTGGCTTTGCTATTGATTTCCTCATGGGTGGTGTCTCTGCTGCTGTATCTAAAACAGCTGCTGCTCCAATTGAGCGTATTAAGCTCCTCATTCAAAACCAGGATGAGATGATTAAAACTGGAAGACTCTCTGAACCCTACAAGGGCATTGGTGATTGTTTTACAAGAACAATGAAAGATGAAGGAGTTGTTGCATTGTGGAGGGGGAACACTGCCAATGTCATCCGTTACTTCCCAACTCAG GCCTTGAACTTTGCGTTTAAAGATTACTTCAAGAGTCTCTTTAACTTTAAGAAAGACAGGGATGGTTACTGGAAATGGTTTGCTGGTAACTTGGCATCTGGTGGTGCTGCTGGTGCTTCTTCTCTTCTCTTTGTCTATTCCCTCGACTATGCTAGAACCCGTCTGGCCAATGATTCCAAAGCTGCAAAGAAGGGAGGTGAGAGGCAATTTAATGGACTTGTTGATGTCTACAGAAAGACATTAGCATCTGATGGTATTGCTGGGCTTTACCGTGGATTTAACATCTCATGTGTTGGAATCATTGTCTACCGTGGTCTGTACTTTGGAATGTACGACTCTTTGAAGCCTGTTTTGCTTACTGGAGATTTGCAG GATAGTTTCTTTGCTAGCTTTGCCCTTGGTTGGCTCATCACAAATGGTGCTGGTCTTGCATCCTACCCCATTGATACTGTTCGTAGAAGAATGATGATGACCTCCGGTGAAGCTGTCAAGTACAAGAGTTCACTTGATGCCTTCTCTCAGATCTTGAAGAATGAGGGTGCCAAGTCTCTCTTCAAGGGTGCAGGAGCAAACATTCTCCGTGCCATTGCCGGTGCTGGTGTGCTTGCTGGTTACGACAAGTTGCAGCTGATTGTCTTGGGAAAGAAGTTCGGATCAGGCGGTGCTTAA
- the LOC126661611 gene encoding GDSL esterase/lipase At2g30310-like: METTINIFICLAIFLYSTSYSIATNNTSLPKFPAVFFFGDSIFDTGNNNYIKTIFRANYRPYGQDINGGVPTGRFSNGKLIPDMLASVLGIKDSVPPYLDPNLTDDDLITGVNFASSSGGFDERTSLLTNVIPVSTQVNYFNDYITRLKGIVGEKKAMEIINSSLVVLDGGTNDFNFNIFDIPARRFQMTATQYIDFLLNKEEDAIRKLYDLGVRSFIVAGILPIGSLPLQTSSRYIDPFQLKYSLDEQNKISLDYNKKLISLLIKLQQSLPTSKLVYTDLYFTILGMITHPAKYGFEETKNGCCGSLILKQGILCDPITPPCKDPSKYLFWDRIHPTSTAYGYIINFMVRNVLPKFLS, from the exons atggaAACAACCATCAACATCTTTATTTGCTTAGCCATATTTTTATATAGCACTTCCTACTCTATAGCTACAAATAATACTTCTTTACCGAAGTTTCCAGCAGTTTTCTTCTTTGGTGATTCTATATTCGATACCGGTAATAATAACTATATCAAGACAATATTTAGGGCTAATTATCGCCCTTATGGTCAAGATATTAATGGTGGGGTTCCTACGGGTAGATTTTCTAATGGAAAACTTATTCCTGACATGTTGGCTTCTGTTCTTGGAATTAAGGACAGCGTCCCTCCATACTTGGATCCTAATCTTACTGATGATGACCTTATTACTGGTGTTAATTTTGCATCATCTAGTGGCGGATTTGATGAAAGAACGTCTCTCTTAACAAACGTTATTCCTGTTTCGACGCAAGTAAATTATTTCAATGACTACATAACAAGACTTAAAGGAATTGTTGGAGAGAAAAAAGCTATGGAAATAATCAATTCTTCTTTGGTGGTATTAGATGGTGGAACCAATGATTTTAACTTCAATATATTTGACATTCCTGCAAGAAGATTCCAAATGACGGCAACCCAATACATAGATTTTCTATTAAATAAGGAGGAAGATGCTATTAGG AAATTGTACGATCTTGGAGTGCGATCTTTTATAGTAGCTGGAATTCTTCCTATTGGCTCTTTACCCCTTCAAACAAGTTCAAGATATATTGATCCATTTCAGCTAAAATATAGTTTGgatgaacaaaataaaatatctcTGGATTATAATAAGAAGCTCATCAGcctattaattaaattacagcAAAGTCTTCCGACATCGAAACTTGTTTATACTGACTTATATTTCACAATATTAGGCATGATCACCCATCCCGCCAAATATG GTTTTGAGGAAACAAAGAATGGGTGTTGCGGAAGCCTTATTCTAAAACAAGGTATCTTATGTGATCCGATAACTCCACCATGTAAAGATCCTTCAAAGTATTTATTTTGGGATAGAATTCATCCCACTTCAACAGCTTACGGatacattattaattttatggTGCGAAACGTGCTTCCTAAATTTCTCTCCTAG